Proteins from one Oscillatoria nigro-viridis PCC 7112 genomic window:
- a CDS encoding DNA cytosine methyltransferase, whose protein sequence is MEAIQLSLFSNESETIPVKKQKKAKLGRYERIQRELEANDCDPYKIFIDVKSQSVPKSDYTFVDLFCGAGGMTQGLLQAGFRPVASVEINPIASATHTKNFPACHHLCDDIKNLNPQKLLAEIGSPEVHVVVGGPPCQGFSVAGKRDPNDPRNRLFREFVRVVSEIRPWYVVIENVPGILTIQKGAVKQAICEAFQEIGYPDMSVAVLESAAYGVAQIRPRAIFIANRFGMQNPYPKAQLLPEQYKAIESAIDDLPEYTPIPEINHEWTRHSVEYMARLAKVPPGGSLYESYADAFKRQYPGKPSMTVKENHGGTHIHPYLNRVISAREMARLQTFPDSFIFEGSMKKAMWQIGNAVPPRLAECIGFALIPYLTDIALNKFKQPEIILLAS, encoded by the coding sequence ATGGAAGCAATACAACTGTCTTTATTCTCAAATGAGTCAGAAACAATTCCTGTCAAAAAGCAGAAGAAAGCAAAATTAGGGCGTTACGAACGCATCCAACGCGAACTAGAAGCAAATGACTGCGACCCCTACAAGATATTCATTGATGTTAAATCTCAGTCAGTGCCAAAATCAGACTATACATTTGTCGATCTTTTTTGCGGTGCGGGCGGCATGACCCAAGGTTTATTGCAAGCAGGTTTTCGACCAGTAGCAAGCGTTGAAATTAATCCCATCGCCTCGGCAACTCATACAAAAAACTTTCCCGCTTGCCATCACTTGTGCGACGATATAAAAAACTTAAATCCCCAAAAGTTGCTCGCTGAAATTGGTTCGCCAGAAGTTCATGTTGTTGTAGGCGGGCCGCCGTGTCAAGGCTTCTCAGTTGCAGGAAAACGCGACCCCAACGACCCTCGAAATCGCCTCTTTAGAGAGTTTGTCCGCGTTGTCTCTGAAATACGTCCTTGGTATGTTGTCATCGAAAACGTACCCGGAATATTGACTATACAAAAAGGAGCTGTTAAGCAAGCGATTTGCGAGGCTTTTCAGGAAATTGGCTATCCCGATATGTCCGTTGCTGTTCTGGAATCCGCCGCCTATGGAGTCGCGCAAATCCGCCCGCGAGCTATTTTTATTGCCAATAGATTTGGGATGCAAAATCCCTATCCGAAGGCGCAATTGTTGCCCGAACAATACAAAGCGATTGAGTCAGCAATTGATGATTTACCAGAGTATACTCCCATACCAGAAATTAACCACGAATGGACTCGTCATTCTGTTGAGTACATGGCAAGACTTGCTAAAGTTCCACCAGGCGGTTCTTTGTATGAAAGCTACGCCGATGCTTTCAAGCGACAGTATCCGGGAAAACCGAGTATGACTGTTAAAGAAAATCACGGTGGCACTCATATTCATCCTTATCTCAACCGCGTGATTTCAGCTCGCGAAATGGCTAGATTGCAAACTTTCCCGGATTCATTTATTTTTGAAGGTTCAATGAAAAAGGCAATGTGGCAAATTGGAAATGCGGTGCCGCCCCGCTTAGCAGAGTGTATCGGCTTTGCACTTATTCCATATTTGACTGATATTGCTTTGAACAAATTTAAGCAGCCTGAAATAATCCTTCTAGCTTCTTAG
- a CDS encoding DUF1036 domain-containing protein yields MSSLGLVFTAPARADFVVCNRAAKKAFVAVSWTDPQGQTWSRGWLQLQPGACGSALKTRVSNAEIGVYAETLSGGIVAGNTRRCVIWVQVEPSWNIREAGNPTRCQGKGREMKAFEMIRTGSSPDYTYEVFD; encoded by the coding sequence ATGTCCTCTCTAGGTTTAGTGTTTACTGCTCCAGCGCGTGCAGATTTTGTTGTATGTAATAGGGCGGCTAAGAAAGCTTTTGTAGCAGTGTCGTGGACCGATCCACAAGGACAAACGTGGTCTAGAGGATGGTTACAGCTTCAACCAGGAGCTTGTGGTTCAGCTTTAAAGACAAGAGTTAGCAATGCAGAAATTGGAGTTTATGCAGAAACTTTGAGTGGAGGGATCGTAGCAGGCAATACTCGTAGATGCGTAATCTGGGTGCAGGTTGAACCTTCATGGAATATACGGGAGGCTGGTAATCCCACTCGCTGTCAAGGAAAAGGAAGAGAAATGAAGGCTTTCGAGATGATCCGGACTGGTAGCAGCCCTGACTATACGTATGAAGTGTTTGATTAG
- a CDS encoding type II toxin-antitoxin system HicB family antitoxin, translated as MNSHYSLIIEWSEEDRLFVVSLPEFTDVMQPCTHGHTYEEAAKHGQELLETLIELYQEDGKPLPEPQTLGKRLQIA; from the coding sequence ATGAATAGCCATTACAGTCTCATCATCGAGTGGTCAGAAGAAGATCGACTTTTTGTTGTCAGCTTGCCGGAGTTTACCGATGTCATGCAGCCTTGCACTCACGGACACACTTACGAGGAAGCGGCAAAACACGGACAAGAATTGTTAGAAACATTGATTGAACTCTATCAAGAAGATGGCAAACCTCTACCAGAACCCCAGACTTTGGGAAAACGATTGCAGATTGCGTAA
- a CDS encoding flavin monoamine oxidase family protein — protein MAKSALMAMLRRAASIAQKSRETGIPAAELLGMLSDGIPNSPISRRSLLHGGLAAAGAVAAATFTREGGGAFAQQGGRSPILVVGAGIAGLTAAYRLGQAGVRADIIEATNRVGGRIRTVPKVAGTLIPADVGGEFIDTGHTNLISLATELGLRAIDLVDVQRGFVKDTFFLQGRRFSLEQIIAEFAPLASKISADLQAIGDNISYQDFTEAAERLDNLSIAEYVDKAETSTIVRQLLRIAYTTEFGRDPEEQSALNLLFLIGSEAGSFELYGNSDERYQIDGGNSQIINRLAGQLSGSIEAGTVLEAITLLPDGRYRVNLRSGQSAFDRTYERVLLTLPFSTLRDVNINVPLPQPKRRAIEQLGYGTNSKLVTGYRSRIWREVYRSTASVYSDLGFQNTWEATPFAPTPNGLVTNFTGGKQGLSIGAGTPEDQAQRFLNQFERVFPGVRNLRSGKAVRAYWPGERFSKGSYACYLVGQWTQMYGVEGERVGNLYFAGEHTSLENQGYMEGGCETGQRAAVEILQDLGLIPSADALNARTASSLNSRRPSRKIPGARNLGNRKPSIR, from the coding sequence ATGGCTAAGTCTGCACTGATGGCAATGCTGCGCCGCGCTGCGAGTATTGCCCAGAAATCAAGGGAAACGGGCATTCCGGCTGCTGAACTGCTGGGGATGCTGAGCGATGGCATTCCCAATTCTCCCATATCTCGGCGTAGCTTGCTGCACGGGGGCTTAGCTGCTGCGGGGGCTGTCGCTGCTGCGACTTTTACCAGGGAGGGAGGGGGAGCTTTTGCTCAACAGGGCGGACGATCGCCGATTTTGGTTGTGGGTGCGGGGATTGCGGGTTTGACGGCGGCTTATCGCTTGGGCCAAGCGGGCGTGCGCGCCGATATAATCGAGGCAACTAACCGCGTGGGGGGGCGGATACGCACGGTTCCCAAGGTGGCTGGAACGCTGATTCCGGCGGATGTGGGGGGAGAATTTATTGACACCGGCCACACTAATTTAATCTCGCTGGCGACGGAATTGGGTTTGCGGGCGATCGACTTAGTTGACGTGCAGCGGGGATTTGTGAAGGATACTTTTTTCTTGCAAGGGCGCCGCTTTTCTCTCGAGCAAATAATCGCAGAATTTGCGCCGCTAGCGAGTAAAATTAGCGCTGATTTGCAGGCTATTGGAGATAATATTAGCTATCAAGATTTTACAGAAGCAGCGGAAAGATTGGACAATCTTTCGATCGCTGAATATGTAGACAAAGCTGAGACTAGCACCATTGTCCGGCAGTTGCTCCGCATTGCTTACACGACGGAATTCGGTCGAGATCCCGAAGAACAGTCGGCGTTAAATCTGCTGTTTTTAATCGGTTCTGAAGCTGGCAGTTTTGAATTGTACGGCAACAGCGATGAGCGTTATCAAATTGACGGCGGCAACAGTCAAATTATCAACCGTTTGGCGGGTCAATTGTCTGGTTCGATCGAAGCGGGGACGGTTTTGGAAGCGATTACTCTTTTGCCGGATGGCCGCTATCGGGTAAATTTGCGATCGGGACAAAGCGCGTTCGATCGCACTTACGAGCGAGTTTTGTTAACTTTGCCGTTCAGCACTCTGCGAGACGTTAACATTAACGTACCTTTGCCGCAACCAAAGCGCAGGGCGATCGAGCAATTGGGTTACGGTACTAATTCTAAGTTAGTTACCGGCTACCGCAGCCGAATTTGGCGGGAAGTTTATCGATCGACTGCTTCTGTTTATAGCGATTTAGGATTCCAGAATACCTGGGAAGCTACGCCTTTCGCCCCTACTCCTAACGGTTTAGTTACTAATTTTACAGGAGGAAAGCAGGGTTTGTCGATCGGTGCGGGAACTCCTGAAGACCAAGCACAAAGATTTTTGAACCAATTTGAAAGAGTTTTTCCCGGAGTGAGAAATTTGCGATCGGGCAAAGCTGTGCGAGCTTATTGGCCGGGAGAACGCTTTTCTAAAGGTTCTTATGCCTGCTATTTAGTCGGACAGTGGACGCAAATGTACGGCGTTGAAGGCGAACGAGTTGGCAATTTATATTTTGCCGGGGAACACACTTCCCTGGAAAATCAAGGTTACATGGAAGGCGGTTGCGAAACTGGACAAAGGGCGGCTGTTGAAATTTTGCAAGACTTGGGTTTGATACCTTCTGCTGATGCTTTGAATGCTCGAACTGCGAGCAGTTTAAACAGTCGCCGTCCGAGCCGGAAAATTCCCGGAGCGCGGAATCTTGGGAATAGAAAACCGAGTATTAGATAA
- a CDS encoding PPC domain-containing protein, which produces MLTLRTLFDSKFYLENNPDVAVAVARGTVSSPFDHYRKIGKFENRDPNALFDASYYLDTNTDVAVSAKLNGFSAADHFIRFGQFERRNPNPFFDVGFYLASNPDIQTAVQTNQFTPFEHYFKAGQLENRKASVFFDPSFYLEKYPLVAAAVQSGAVKSAIDHYIQFGQQEGLLSTLPDPADNLNAAKSLGILTEIQTASDFVGSAEPADIYSFILNTPSLFSVNVDGLSADVDVELIQDINGNGAVGLNDIIASSNNLGTSSETIVSNGPLPAGTYFVRVSQFQGDTNYDLRLLAAPSPTPLL; this is translated from the coding sequence ATGCTAACCCTCAGAACACTGTTCGACAGCAAATTTTATCTCGAAAACAACCCAGATGTCGCCGTAGCAGTTGCCAGAGGCACGGTATCGAGTCCCTTCGATCACTACCGAAAAATTGGTAAATTTGAAAATCGCGACCCGAATGCCCTGTTCGACGCCAGCTATTATTTAGACACCAATACAGATGTAGCGGTATCAGCGAAACTCAATGGCTTTTCAGCAGCCGATCACTTTATTAGATTCGGTCAATTTGAACGACGCAACCCCAACCCTTTCTTCGATGTTGGTTTCTATCTAGCAAGCAACCCCGACATTCAGACAGCAGTCCAAACAAATCAATTTACCCCATTTGAACACTACTTCAAAGCAGGTCAATTAGAAAACCGCAAAGCCAGCGTTTTCTTCGATCCCAGTTTTTATCTAGAAAAATATCCGCTGGTAGCAGCAGCCGTCCAAAGCGGCGCCGTTAAAAGTGCGATCGACCATTACATTCAATTCGGTCAACAAGAAGGACTGTTGAGCACTCTCCCCGATCCCGCCGACAATTTGAACGCAGCAAAAAGCCTGGGCATTCTCACAGAAATTCAAACGGCGAGCGATTTTGTGGGATCTGCTGAACCAGCCGACATTTACAGTTTCATCCTCAATACTCCCAGCCTTTTCAGTGTAAATGTTGACGGTTTGAGTGCAGATGTTGATGTTGAATTAATTCAAGATATCAACGGCAACGGCGCCGTTGGATTAAACGATATTATTGCTTCGTCTAACAATTTAGGCACGTCTTCAGAAACAATTGTCAGCAATGGGCCTTTACCTGCGGGGACTTATTTTGTCCGCGTTTCTCAATTTCAAGGCGATACAAATTATGACTTGAGATTGCTAGCGGCTCCCTCTCCCACGCCGCTTCTATGA
- the ribD gene encoding bifunctional diaminohydroxyphosphoribosylaminopyrimidine deaminase/5-amino-6-(5-phosphoribosylamino)uracil reductase RibD, with protein sequence METFPADAQAIASLANRQQQGTKQLENSEVQEFDRAMMRRCIELARRALGKTAPNPLVGSVIVRDGKIVGEGFHPGAGQPHAEVFALREAGELAEGATVYVNLEPCNHYGRTPPCSEALVKAKVAKVVAGMVDPNPLVAGTGLARLRDAGIEVVAGVEGEACQKLNEAFVHRILYRRPFGILKYAMTLDGKIATSSGHSAWVTGEEARSEVHRVRVGCDAVIVGGNTVRLDNPLLTSHQPDRNNPLRVVMSRTLDLPKSAWLWETSVAATLVLTEPGVNPEFQEFLIAKGVEVVELSPLTPTNVMAYLYDRSFLSVLWECGGTLAAQAITEGAVQKIMAFIAPKIVGGQGAPTPVGDLGFSAMTEALTLERVSWRAVGADCVVEGYLKIKD encoded by the coding sequence ATGGAAACTTTTCCGGCGGACGCTCAAGCGATCGCCAGCTTAGCTAACCGACAGCAGCAAGGTACAAAACAACTGGAAAACAGCGAAGTTCAAGAGTTCGATCGAGCCATGATGCGCCGCTGCATAGAATTGGCTCGTCGTGCTCTCGGCAAAACCGCACCCAACCCCCTTGTCGGTTCTGTAATTGTCCGAGACGGCAAGATTGTCGGCGAAGGGTTTCATCCCGGTGCCGGTCAACCTCACGCCGAAGTTTTTGCGCTCCGGGAAGCGGGGGAACTCGCCGAAGGAGCGACCGTCTACGTGAACCTGGAACCCTGCAACCACTACGGCCGGACTCCTCCCTGTTCCGAAGCTTTAGTGAAGGCCAAGGTGGCAAAAGTAGTGGCTGGCATGGTCGATCCGAATCCTTTGGTAGCTGGCACTGGGCTAGCCCGGTTGCGAGATGCTGGCATTGAAGTGGTGGCGGGAGTGGAAGGGGAAGCTTGCCAAAAACTCAACGAGGCTTTTGTGCACCGGATTTTGTACCGCCGGCCTTTTGGAATTTTGAAATATGCAATGACTTTGGACGGTAAAATTGCTACCAGTAGCGGCCACAGCGCTTGGGTAACAGGCGAGGAGGCTCGGAGCGAGGTACACCGGGTGCGCGTCGGCTGCGATGCTGTGATTGTTGGGGGAAATACGGTGCGTCTGGACAATCCCCTACTGACGAGTCACCAGCCTGACAGGAATAATCCCCTGCGGGTGGTGATGAGCCGCACTTTGGATTTGCCGAAGTCGGCGTGGTTGTGGGAAACCTCTGTGGCGGCTACTTTGGTGCTGACTGAGCCTGGGGTTAACCCGGAATTTCAGGAATTTTTGATCGCCAAAGGGGTGGAAGTTGTGGAGCTCTCGCCTCTGACACCGACTAATGTTATGGCTTATTTGTACGATCGATCTTTTCTTTCTGTACTGTGGGAGTGCGGCGGCACCTTGGCGGCTCAGGCAATTACTGAGGGTGCAGTTCAAAAAATTATGGCTTTTATTGCTCCTAAAATTGTCGGCGGCCAAGGCGCTCCAACTCCTGTAGGAGATTTGGGGTTTTCCGCAATGACTGAGGCTTTGACTTTAGAGCGGGTTTCTTGGCGCGCGGTGGGTGCAGATTGTGTGGTAGAAGGCTATTTAAAAATTAAAGATTGA
- a CDS encoding type II toxin-antitoxin system HicB family antitoxin: MKYTIVIQWSEEDRCFVVFLPEFEDVMQPVTHGDSYEEAIYNAREVLELLIESYQAEGKPLPATKKLEGLFQAA; this comes from the coding sequence ATGAAATATACAATTGTTATCCAATGGTCTGAAGAAGATCGGTGCTTTGTCGTGTTTTTGCCGGAATTTGAGGATGTCATGCAGCCGGTAACTCACGGAGATTCTTATGAAGAAGCTATCTACAATGCGCGAGAGGTGCTAGAGTTACTAATCGAGAGTTACCAAGCTGAAGGTAAACCATTACCAGCAACTAAGAAGCTAGAAGGATTATTTCAGGCTGCTTAA
- a CDS encoding Uma2 family endonuclease has translation MVVTKDNPGQKTLELIVTWEKLPDDFQLEEKPVENTGQPLIAGALREILELRGFIGPQMLIASNFGICATVNGELVIKAPDWVYVPSVLPAESRRDRKSYTPNLEGEIPTIVMEFLSETDGGEYSVKRTFPPGKWFFYEQILQVPTYIIFDPETGWLEVYRLQNGKYELEFPDAEGRHWMADLGLYLGTWRGEKEQRSGYWLRWWDEAGNLLLWGVEQLAAERQRADRERERAERLAEYLRDRGINPDEII, from the coding sequence ATGGTCGTTACTAAAGATAACCCAGGACAAAAAACGTTAGAACTGATCGTAACTTGGGAGAAGTTGCCCGACGACTTCCAATTAGAAGAAAAACCAGTGGAGAATACAGGTCAACCGCTAATTGCTGGAGCACTGCGAGAAATCTTAGAACTGAGAGGATTTATCGGGCCACAAATGCTGATAGCCAGCAATTTTGGCATTTGCGCTACTGTCAACGGCGAGTTAGTAATCAAAGCACCTGATTGGGTTTATGTACCGTCGGTACTGCCCGCCGAATCGAGAAGAGACCGCAAAAGTTATACCCCAAACTTGGAAGGAGAAATCCCGACCATTGTGATGGAATTCTTGTCGGAAACAGACGGCGGCGAATATTCTGTAAAACGTACTTTTCCTCCGGGAAAGTGGTTTTTTTACGAACAAATTCTGCAAGTACCAACTTACATCATTTTTGACCCAGAAACTGGCTGGCTGGAAGTATATCGCTTGCAAAATGGCAAATACGAATTAGAATTTCCCGACGCGGAAGGTCGCCACTGGATGGCAGATCTTGGTTTGTATTTAGGAACGTGGCGAGGGGAGAAAGAACAGCGTTCAGGCTATTGGTTGCGCTGGTGGGATGAAGCAGGAAATCTGCTTTTATGGGGTGTAGAACAGTTAGCAGCAGAACGCCAGCGGGCCGATCGCGAACGTGAACGGGCCGAACGACTGGCTGAATATTTGCGCGATCGGGGAATTAACCCGGACGAGATTATTTGA
- a CDS encoding FAD-binding domain-containing protein, whose product MSQDMKREFASRDELIAYVRQQFPEAAARDSSVPPTPGGRKAAETALQQIDPGKYASTRNFLNGAVTRLSPYLRYGVLSLAEVRDAVLEKVRNPEEAVKLVNELGWRDYWQRLYAELGNGIWQDREAYKTGYTAKDYSETLPQDVVEGTTGLVCIDSFSRELRETGYLHNHQRMWTAAYLVHWRRVRWQAGARWFLQHLLDGDPASNNLSWQWVASTFSHKPYFFNRENLERYTKAVYCRDCPLYGQCDFEGTYEYLEGKLFPHGEKVDRSGGSKSWERPKKGRRN is encoded by the coding sequence ATGAGTCAGGACATGAAGCGGGAATTTGCCAGCCGCGACGAATTAATTGCCTACGTGCGCCAACAGTTCCCCGAAGCCGCCGCCCGGGACAGCAGCGTACCCCCAACCCCAGGCGGGCGGAAAGCAGCCGAGACAGCCCTGCAACAAATTGACCCCGGCAAGTACGCCTCAACCCGCAATTTCCTCAACGGTGCGGTAACGCGCTTGTCGCCCTATTTGCGCTACGGCGTTTTGAGTCTTGCCGAAGTCCGGGATGCCGTACTGGAGAAGGTGCGGAATCCAGAAGAGGCAGTGAAACTTGTCAACGAGTTGGGTTGGCGGGATTATTGGCAGCGACTGTACGCCGAATTGGGCAACGGGATTTGGCAAGACCGGGAAGCCTACAAAACTGGTTACACTGCTAAAGATTACAGCGAAACTCTGCCGCAGGATGTCGTCGAGGGCACGACTGGTTTGGTTTGCATCGACAGTTTCAGCCGCGAGTTGCGAGAAACTGGTTATTTGCACAATCACCAGCGGATGTGGACTGCCGCTTATCTGGTACACTGGCGCCGCGTGCGCTGGCAAGCCGGAGCTCGCTGGTTTTTGCAACATTTGCTAGATGGAGATCCGGCGAGCAATAATCTTTCTTGGCAGTGGGTAGCAAGCACTTTTAGTCACAAACCTTATTTTTTTAATCGGGAAAATTTGGAGCGTTACACTAAGGCGGTTTATTGTCGCGATTGTCCTCTGTACGGGCAATGCGATTTTGAGGGAACTTACGAATATTTGGAAGGGAAGTTGTTTCCTCATGGAGAAAAGGTCGATCGCAGCGGCGGTTCTAAAAGTTGGGAACGCCCTAAAAAAGGTCGCAGAAATTAA